A portion of the Mesobacillus sp. AQ2 genome contains these proteins:
- a CDS encoding molybdenum cofactor biosynthesis protein B, whose protein sequence is MSIQEHKQAAPSQVRCKVITVSDTRTPETDKSGKLMMEYLESAGHKIVDYVIVKDEAEPIRSEVLKGSANPEVDVILTNGGTGIAKRDVTIETVQSLFEKEIPGFGEIFRMLSYQEDIGSAALLSRAAAGVVNDRAVFSTPGSTGAVRLAMEKLIIPEIGHVVRELKKDL, encoded by the coding sequence ATGAGCATACAAGAGCATAAGCAGGCTGCACCAAGCCAAGTGCGCTGCAAAGTCATAACAGTAAGCGATACAAGGACACCCGAAACCGACAAAAGCGGAAAGTTGATGATGGAGTACCTTGAATCAGCAGGCCACAAAATCGTCGACTATGTGATTGTCAAAGATGAAGCAGAACCAATCAGGTCCGAAGTCCTGAAAGGCTCCGCCAACCCAGAAGTGGATGTCATCCTGACAAACGGCGGTACTGGAATCGCCAAACGTGACGTCACGATCGAAACGGTCCAGAGCCTCTTTGAAAAAGAAATCCCGGGATTCGGTGAGATCTTTCGGATGTTAAGCTATCAGGAGGATATTGGCTCAGCTGCATTGCTGTCAAGGGCCGCAGCAGGAGTCGTGAACGATCGGGCGGTCTTTTCAACACCAGGCTCAACAGGAGCAGTCCGCCTGGCCATGGAAAAACTGATTATCCCAGAGATTGGGCATGTTGTGAGAGAATTGAAGAAGGATTTATAA
- the argH gene encoding argininosuccinate lyase: protein MKKLWGGRFTGSAEEWVDEFGASIGFDQELAKQDIEGSVAHATMLAACGIITEAEADEIIQGLKKLAQQAEQGELDYSAKLEDIHLNLEHHLTELIGPTGGKLHTARSRNDQVATDMHLYLKEQVSEIIALITDFQKTLVDQAEQNIETLMPGYTHLQRAQPISFAHHLMAYFWMLDRDKQRFIDSLKRINLSPLGAGALAGTTFPIDRHMTAEMLGFAGIYENSLDAVSDRDFILEFLSDSSILMMHLSRLCEEIILWTSQEFQFIELSDAFTTGSSIMPQKKNPDMAELIRGKTGRVYGSLMGLLTVLKGLPLAYNKDMQEDKEGMFDTVKTVRGSLKIFAGMISTMKVKKEKMEGSVKNDFSNATELADYLAAKGVPFREAHEIVGKLVLTCIQKGCYLADLPLETYKDMNPLFEEDIYHALNPYNAVERRKSAGGTGFSQVEVQIGKAKASIKM from the coding sequence GTGAAAAAATTATGGGGCGGCAGATTCACCGGATCTGCAGAAGAATGGGTAGATGAGTTCGGTGCATCGATCGGCTTTGACCAGGAATTGGCGAAGCAGGACATCGAGGGAAGCGTCGCTCATGCTACAATGCTTGCTGCCTGTGGAATCATCACAGAAGCGGAGGCGGACGAAATCATTCAAGGATTGAAAAAACTTGCGCAGCAAGCTGAGCAAGGTGAACTGGATTATTCAGCTAAACTGGAAGATATTCATTTAAATCTGGAGCATCACCTGACAGAATTGATTGGTCCGACTGGCGGGAAACTCCATACAGCAAGAAGCAGGAATGACCAGGTTGCAACTGATATGCATTTGTACCTGAAAGAGCAGGTGTCGGAAATCATTGCACTGATCACTGATTTCCAAAAAACACTCGTCGATCAGGCTGAGCAAAATATCGAGACACTGATGCCAGGGTACACCCATTTGCAAAGAGCACAGCCTATCTCGTTTGCACATCATCTCATGGCTTATTTTTGGATGCTGGATAGAGACAAACAGCGTTTTATCGATAGCCTGAAAAGGATCAATCTTTCGCCTCTTGGTGCCGGGGCACTCGCTGGGACTACTTTTCCGATTGACCGCCATATGACAGCTGAAATGCTGGGGTTTGCCGGTATTTATGAAAATAGTCTTGATGCGGTTAGTGATCGTGATTTCATTCTTGAGTTCCTGTCGGACAGTTCGATCTTGATGATGCACCTTTCAAGATTATGTGAGGAAATCATTCTCTGGACCAGCCAGGAATTCCAGTTCATCGAGCTCTCCGATGCTTTTACTACTGGAAGCAGCATCATGCCGCAGAAGAAAAATCCTGATATGGCCGAATTGATCCGGGGAAAAACTGGCCGTGTGTATGGCAGCCTGATGGGTCTGCTGACCGTATTGAAAGGTTTGCCTTTAGCCTATAACAAGGATATGCAGGAAGATAAAGAGGGAATGTTTGATACAGTCAAGACAGTCAGAGGCTCCCTGAAGATTTTTGCTGGGATGATCAGTACGATGAAGGTTAAGAAAGAGAAGATGGAAGGCTCTGTAAAAAATGACTTCTCCAATGCAACGGAATTGGCTGATTATCTAGCGGCTAAAGGAGTTCCTTTCAGGGAGGCCCATGAAATCGTCGGCAAGCTTGTGCTGACTTGCATACAAAAAGGCTGTTACCTTGCGGATCTCCCGTTAGAGACATATAAAGATATGAACCCTTTATTCGAGGAAGATATCTATCATGCATTGAATCCGTATAATGCGGTAGAACGAAGGAAGAGTGCTGGAGGCACCGGTTTTTCACAGGTCGAGGTTCAAATCGGAAAAGCAAAAGCGTCCATTAAAATGTAA
- a CDS encoding EcsC family protein produces MPLTQREQKVLDELNAWENKLYDYEPNDFELAYDRYLERSFTSLPVEVQERFFTLFDSWLFHLHSLIQGSQLQMDAKERILSAGRVFDPDLDTIKDLRELPIEQLEFIAKQQIARHRLYSFVQGGMSGSGGNLVLGVDMPAMAVINLRIVQLVAMTYGFEVNTPFEMMVALKVFHTATMPSRMQSAGWEELKNDLDQAEDFYFYEGNDDLTDVTWLEQPIKQVFKGMAILMFRKKHVQGMPIISMAIGAGANYQLTRRVTDFAHRFYQMRYFKEKGAL; encoded by the coding sequence ATGCCTTTGACTCAACGGGAACAAAAGGTGCTGGATGAATTGAATGCTTGGGAAAACAAGCTGTATGACTATGAACCGAATGACTTTGAACTGGCATATGACCGATATCTTGAACGTTCTTTTACATCATTGCCAGTCGAGGTCCAGGAGCGCTTTTTTACGTTGTTCGACAGCTGGCTTTTCCACCTTCATTCTTTGATCCAGGGTTCGCAATTGCAAATGGATGCCAAGGAACGGATTCTTTCTGCTGGACGGGTATTCGATCCGGACTTAGATACGATCAAAGACCTGAGAGAACTGCCTATTGAGCAGCTGGAATTCATCGCCAAGCAGCAAATTGCCCGCCATAGACTCTATTCCTTTGTACAGGGAGGAATGTCAGGAAGCGGCGGAAACCTTGTGCTGGGGGTCGATATGCCGGCGATGGCGGTCATCAATCTGCGAATTGTTCAGCTTGTTGCGATGACATACGGTTTCGAGGTGAATACACCGTTTGAGATGATGGTCGCGCTGAAGGTCTTCCATACTGCCACAATGCCTTCGAGGATGCAAAGTGCCGGCTGGGAAGAATTGAAAAATGACCTTGACCAGGCAGAAGACTTCTATTTTTACGAAGGAAATGACGATCTTACAGACGTAACATGGCTTGAACAGCCAATTAAGCAAGTCTTCAAGGGTATGGCAATCTTGATGTTCCGCAAAAAGCATGTCCAGGGGATGCCGATCATCTCGATGGCAATCGGCGCAGGGGCAAACTATCAATTGACAAGGAGAGTCACCGATTTTGCCCATAGATTTTACCAAATGAGATATTTCAAAGAAAAAGGGGCATTGTAG
- the tpx gene encoding thiol peroxidase: MASVTFKGNPVTLLGNEVKVGDQAPDFKVLANDLSEVTLQDSKGQVRLISVVPSLDTGVCDAQTRRFNEEAANLDNVKILTVSVDLPFAQKRWCGAAGIENVQTLSDHRELSFGEAYGVAIKELRLLARAVFVVDSNDKVTYTEYVSEATDHPNYEAAVEAAKQAN, from the coding sequence ATGGCATCTGTTACATTTAAGGGGAATCCAGTTACATTATTAGGAAATGAAGTAAAGGTAGGAGACCAGGCACCTGATTTCAAAGTGCTTGCAAACGACCTTTCTGAAGTCACTCTCCAGGATTCAAAAGGACAAGTACGACTAATCAGTGTGGTACCATCACTTGATACAGGTGTTTGCGACGCACAGACTCGCCGTTTCAACGAGGAAGCTGCGAACCTTGATAACGTCAAGATTCTTACCGTAAGCGTTGACCTACCATTTGCACAAAAGCGCTGGTGCGGAGCCGCAGGAATCGAGAACGTCCAGACTCTATCAGACCACCGCGAACTTTCTTTCGGTGAAGCATATGGAGTAGCGATCAAGGAACTTCGCCTGCTGGCTCGCGCAGTATTCGTTGTTGACTCAAACGACAAAGTAACTTACACAGAATATGTTAGCGAAGCAACAGACCACCCGAACTACGAAGCCGCAGTAGAAGCTGCAAAACAAGCAAACTAA
- the ald gene encoding alanine dehydrogenase yields the protein MRIGVPKEIKNNENRVAMTPAGVVNLVNFGHEVYIETGAGIGSSFTDEDYKAAGALIVESAQEAWAQDMVMKVKEPLPEEYGYFREGLILFTYLHLAPEPELTKALIENKVVGIAYETVQLANGSLPLLTPMSEVAGRMSTQIGAQFLEKVHGGKGILLGGVPGVQRGKVTIIGGGVAGTNAAKMAVGLGAEVTMIDLNPDRLRHLDDIFGSDITTLMSNPLNIAEAVKASDLVIGAVLIPGAKAPKLVTEEMIQSMNPGSVVVDIAIDQGGIFETTDRITTHDNPTYEKHGVVHYAVANMPGAVPRTSTIALTNVTVPYAVQIANKGYKKACLDNEALLKGINTLNGYVTYQAVAEAHNLVYSETKTLLEQI from the coding sequence ATGCGTATCGGTGTACCTAAAGAGATAAAGAATAATGAAAACCGTGTGGCGATGACGCCTGCAGGAGTCGTCAACCTTGTGAATTTCGGGCATGAGGTTTATATCGAAACAGGTGCCGGAATCGGCTCAAGTTTTACGGATGAGGATTACAAAGCTGCTGGCGCTTTAATCGTCGAGAGCGCTCAAGAAGCATGGGCACAGGATATGGTCATGAAGGTTAAAGAACCTCTGCCAGAAGAATACGGATATTTCCGTGAGGGTTTAATTTTATTTACATATTTACACCTCGCTCCAGAACCTGAGCTGACAAAAGCATTGATCGAGAACAAGGTAGTCGGTATTGCTTACGAAACAGTTCAGCTGGCAAACGGCTCACTTCCATTGCTGACGCCTATGAGTGAAGTGGCTGGCCGTATGTCCACACAAATCGGCGCTCAGTTCCTTGAAAAGGTACATGGCGGAAAAGGAATCCTTCTTGGCGGAGTTCCTGGTGTACAAAGAGGAAAGGTTACCATTATCGGCGGCGGTGTAGCCGGGACGAATGCAGCGAAAATGGCAGTCGGACTTGGTGCTGAAGTTACTATGATCGACTTGAATCCTGACCGTCTTCGCCATTTAGACGATATTTTTGGATCTGATATTACAACTTTAATGTCCAATCCTTTGAATATTGCTGAAGCAGTTAAAGCTTCTGACTTAGTGATCGGTGCTGTGTTGATTCCTGGCGCTAAGGCTCCTAAGCTTGTGACTGAAGAAATGATTCAGTCCATGAACCCGGGATCAGTCGTTGTTGATATCGCGATCGACCAGGGCGGAATTTTTGAAACAACTGACAGAATCACGACTCACGACAACCCAACTTATGAAAAGCATGGTGTTGTGCACTATGCAGTTGCCAATATGCCTGGAGCAGTTCCACGGACAAGCACAATCGCACTGACAAACGTAACAGTGCCTTATGCTGTGCAGATTGCGAACAAAGGGTACAAGAAGGCTTGCCTGGATAATGAAGCGTTGCTGAAAGGAATCAACACGCTTAATGGCTATGTAACATACCAGGCGGTCGCTGAAGCGCATAACCTTGTATATTCTGAAACAAAAACATTATTGGAACAAATCTAA
- a CDS encoding acetate kinase, with translation MAKIIAINAGSSSLKFQLFEMPSEEVITKGIVERIGLKDSIFTISVNGEKNKEVTDIPNHEVAVKILLDKLTTLGIIKSLDEIEGIGHRVVHGGEEFSDSILITEEVLQKIDQLSELAPLHNPANLTGIRAFQQVLPNVPAIAVFDTAFHQTMPENSFLYSLPYDYYKKYGIRKYGFHGTSHKYVSQRAAEMLGRPVEHLRLISCHLGNGASIAAIEGGKSIDTSMGFTPLAGVTMGTRSGNIDPALIPYIMEKTDKSADEVLNVLNKESGMLGVSGFSSDLRDIEDEAEKGNDRAELALKVFADRIHKYIGSYAARMCGVDAIIFTAGIGENSSAIRARVLQGLEFMGIYWDPALNKVRGEEAFISYPHSPVKVMVIPTDEEVMIARDVVRLAK, from the coding sequence ATGGCAAAAATCATTGCAATCAATGCCGGCAGTTCTTCACTTAAGTTCCAACTGTTCGAAATGCCGAGCGAAGAGGTTATCACAAAAGGAATCGTCGAGAGGATCGGTCTGAAGGACTCAATTTTCACAATCAGTGTGAATGGAGAAAAAAACAAAGAAGTTACCGATATTCCGAATCATGAGGTTGCGGTAAAAATCCTTCTTGATAAACTGACTACACTGGGAATTATCAAGTCATTGGATGAAATCGAAGGAATCGGACATCGTGTCGTTCACGGCGGCGAGGAATTCAGTGATTCTATCTTGATCACAGAAGAGGTTTTACAGAAAATTGATCAGCTTTCCGAGCTGGCACCGCTGCACAATCCAGCAAACTTGACTGGTATCCGTGCATTCCAGCAGGTACTGCCGAATGTTCCGGCGATTGCTGTGTTTGATACGGCATTCCACCAGACGATGCCTGAAAACTCATTCCTTTACAGCCTTCCTTACGATTACTATAAAAAGTACGGTATCCGTAAATACGGCTTCCATGGAACTTCACACAAGTATGTATCCCAGCGTGCTGCAGAAATGCTTGGCCGTCCTGTGGAGCACCTTCGCCTGATTTCCTGCCACCTTGGAAATGGAGCTAGTATTGCGGCAATCGAAGGCGGAAAATCTATCGATACATCCATGGGATTCACACCTCTAGCAGGTGTGACGATGGGAACTCGTTCAGGAAATATTGACCCTGCATTGATTCCGTACATCATGGAAAAAACAGATAAGAGTGCGGATGAAGTATTGAATGTCCTGAATAAAGAGAGCGGTATGCTAGGTGTATCCGGATTCTCAAGTGACCTTCGCGACATCGAAGACGAAGCCGAAAAAGGAAATGACCGTGCAGAGCTTGCGTTGAAGGTGTTTGCTGACAGAATCCATAAATACATTGGATCATACGCAGCCCGCATGTGCGGTGTGGACGCCATCATCTTTACAGCTGGTATCGGTGAAAACAGTTCAGCAATCCGTGCCCGCGTATTGCAGGGACTGGAATTCATGGGTATCTACTGGGACCCAGCTTTGAATAAAGTGCGCGGGGAAGAAGCATTCATAAGCTATCCTCACTCACCAGTGAAAGTAATGGTCATTCCGACAGATGAAGAAGTCATGATTGCACGTGATGTTGTGCGTTTGGCGAAATAA
- a CDS encoding class I SAM-dependent methyltransferase, giving the protein MSMTPVEQLFTAFNTTADILKEELSCTYLEALAETGENIFQGTVLQDELDEVTKKRLEKAYKDINLDSFSKEEIRKGFQLAILKGMKEHIQPNHQMTPDSVGMFIGYLVSKFVDKKSFRLLDPAVGTGNLLATVLNQQTNKEIESVGVEIDDLLIRLAFVNANLQKHPVEFFNQDSLEPLFVDPADVVICDLPVGYYPNDLRAADYEVKAAEGHTYSHHLFIEQSTRHLKDGGYLFFMIPNGLFESEQAPMLHEFIKDHLIVQGVLQLPASLFKTKQAAKSILILQKKGDEVKPPKQALLAELPKFSDGPAVNRVLDKIDQWYKENKRQ; this is encoded by the coding sequence TTGAGTATGACTCCGGTCGAACAATTATTTACCGCATTCAATACTACAGCGGACATTTTAAAAGAAGAACTTTCATGTACATATTTAGAGGCGCTTGCTGAAACAGGGGAAAATATTTTCCAGGGCACGGTGCTTCAGGACGAATTAGATGAAGTCACAAAGAAAAGGCTTGAAAAAGCATACAAAGATATCAATCTTGATTCTTTTAGCAAAGAGGAAATTCGCAAAGGCTTCCAGTTGGCAATCCTGAAGGGCATGAAGGAGCATATTCAGCCTAATCACCAGATGACGCCAGATTCTGTCGGCATGTTCATCGGATATCTCGTCAGTAAATTTGTTGACAAGAAATCATTCAGGCTGCTTGATCCGGCTGTCGGCACGGGGAATCTGCTGGCCACGGTTTTGAACCAGCAGACCAATAAAGAAATTGAATCTGTAGGTGTTGAGATTGATGATCTCCTCATCCGCCTCGCATTCGTCAATGCCAATCTGCAGAAGCATCCGGTTGAATTTTTTAACCAGGACAGTCTTGAACCATTGTTTGTCGATCCGGCGGATGTGGTCATTTGCGACCTTCCGGTTGGCTATTATCCAAATGACCTAAGGGCTGCGGATTATGAGGTCAAAGCAGCAGAAGGACATACGTATTCGCACCATTTGTTCATTGAGCAAAGCACAAGGCACCTAAAAGATGGCGGGTACTTGTTCTTCATGATCCCGAATGGACTTTTTGAAAGCGAGCAAGCTCCAATGCTGCATGAATTCATTAAGGATCATCTGATTGTTCAGGGTGTTTTACAGCTTCCAGCTTCTTTGTTCAAAACCAAGCAGGCTGCTAAGAGCATCCTGATTCTTCAGAAAAAGGGTGACGAAGTGAAGCCTCCAAAACAGGCTCTCCTTGCCGAGCTGCCGAAATTCTCAGATGGGCCAGCAGTCAATCGGGTTCTGGATAAAATTGACCAATGGTATAAAGAGAATAAAAGGCAGTAA
- a CDS encoding argininosuccinate synthase — translation MTENKVVLAYSGGLDTSVAIKWLKDQGYAVVACCLDVGEGKDLDFIKEKALKVGAVQSYVLDVKEEFATEYALFALQAHALYEGKYPLVSALSRPLISKKLVEIAEMEGAVAVAHGCTGKGNDQVRFEVSIKALNPELKVIAPVREWKWSREEEIAYAANNGIPIPINLDSPFSIDQNLWGRSNECGILEDPWQAPPVEAYELTAELEDTPDTPDVIEIEFVEGVPTAIDGKAYPLSELILELNAVAGKHGVGRIDHVENRLVGIKSREVYEAPAAMTLIKAHKELEDITLVKEVAHFKPVIEKKMTELIYEGLWFSPLQEALAAFLKSTQKHVTGTIRVKLFKGHAIVEGRKSPYSLYNEKLATYTADDEFDHNAAVGFINLWGLPTVVHSMVQGKKVTV, via the coding sequence ATGACTGAAAACAAAGTGGTGCTTGCCTACTCTGGCGGGCTTGATACATCTGTTGCGATTAAATGGCTAAAGGATCAAGGATACGCGGTAGTAGCGTGCTGCCTTGATGTCGGTGAAGGTAAGGACCTTGATTTTATTAAAGAAAAAGCTTTGAAAGTAGGGGCAGTTCAATCATACGTTTTGGATGTCAAAGAAGAGTTTGCCACCGAATATGCACTTTTCGCCCTCCAGGCACATGCGTTATACGAAGGGAAGTATCCGCTTGTTTCGGCACTTTCTCGCCCGCTTATTTCTAAGAAACTAGTAGAAATTGCAGAAATGGAAGGCGCTGTTGCTGTAGCCCATGGCTGCACGGGCAAAGGGAATGACCAGGTTCGATTTGAAGTATCCATCAAAGCATTGAATCCTGAACTTAAGGTGATCGCTCCAGTACGTGAATGGAAATGGTCACGTGAAGAAGAAATTGCTTATGCGGCCAACAATGGCATACCGATTCCCATCAATCTGGACAGTCCATTCTCTATCGACCAGAACTTATGGGGGCGAAGCAATGAGTGTGGAATCCTGGAAGATCCATGGCAGGCACCTCCAGTCGAGGCATATGAATTGACTGCTGAGCTGGAAGATACACCTGATACCCCTGATGTCATCGAGATTGAGTTTGTTGAAGGAGTGCCGACTGCCATTGACGGCAAAGCATATCCTCTTTCAGAATTGATCCTTGAATTGAATGCCGTTGCAGGCAAGCATGGTGTTGGAAGGATTGACCATGTGGAAAACCGCCTTGTTGGCATCAAGTCGCGCGAGGTGTATGAAGCACCTGCTGCGATGACTCTGATCAAGGCACATAAAGAATTGGAAGATATCACACTTGTAAAAGAAGTGGCCCATTTCAAACCGGTAATTGAGAAAAAAATGACAGAATTGATTTATGAAGGCTTATGGTTCTCCCCGCTTCAGGAAGCGCTGGCTGCATTCCTGAAGTCAACCCAGAAGCATGTCACTGGCACAATACGCGTCAAGTTATTCAAAGGCCACGCCATCGTCGAGGGCAGAAAATCACCTTATTCTCTATACAATGAGAAATTGGCGACATATACTGCAGATGACGAGTTTGACCACAATGCTGCGGTTGGTTTCATCAACCTTTGGGGACTGCCAACAGTTGTCCACAGCATGGTCCAGGGCAAGAAGGTGACAGTGTGA
- a CDS encoding GNAT family N-acetyltransferase, translating to MFKLREINKDKELLNQVADLYQQVWAQEDLSIKERVTRHAGYADYRGFVAISNQGEIAGYAYGYSSLPGQYYHGLLSEALNPEEEQTWLTDCFEFVELGVLPAFRNQGLAKELVNHLLDGAGHKTAVLTTQLDNDSARGLYETLGWRVIKQPFYPNENGQPYVIMGKQLR from the coding sequence ATGTTTAAGTTAAGAGAAATAAATAAAGATAAAGAGTTATTAAACCAAGTAGCGGACTTATATCAACAAGTATGGGCTCAAGAGGACCTTTCAATCAAGGAACGAGTTACGAGGCATGCAGGCTATGCTGACTACAGAGGGTTTGTGGCAATTTCCAATCAGGGGGAAATTGCTGGATATGCATATGGCTATTCTTCTCTACCGGGTCAGTATTATCATGGATTACTCTCAGAAGCGTTAAATCCAGAAGAGGAACAAACCTGGCTGACAGATTGTTTTGAATTCGTTGAATTGGGTGTGCTTCCGGCATTCAGGAATCAAGGACTGGCAAAAGAGCTGGTAAATCACTTACTGGATGGAGCAGGTCATAAGACAGCGGTATTAACAACACAACTTGATAACGACTCTGCTAGGGGTTTATATGAAACATTGGGATGGCGCGTCATTAAACAGCCGTTTTACCCAAATGAAAATGGACAGCCTTATGTCATAATGGGAAAGCAATTGAGATGA
- a CDS encoding universal stress protein, which translates to MALYYKNILVAVDGSKEAAWAFKKAIEIAKRNDARLVMTHIIDLRTFATVEAYDRTISERANQFATELMESYKQQATDAGIKDVSYEIDYGSPKVKIAKDVAKKYNADLIICGATGMNAVERFFIGSVSEHITRYASCDVLVVRTDKND; encoded by the coding sequence ATGGCGCTATATTATAAGAATATTTTAGTTGCCGTTGATGGTTCTAAAGAAGCAGCATGGGCTTTCAAGAAAGCCATTGAAATCGCAAAAAGGAACGATGCCAGACTGGTCATGACCCATATCATCGATTTGCGCACATTTGCCACTGTTGAGGCATATGACCGCACAATCTCTGAGCGTGCGAACCAGTTTGCCACTGAGCTGATGGAAAGCTACAAACAACAGGCAACCGATGCCGGCATTAAAGATGTAAGCTACGAAATCGATTATGGTTCACCCAAGGTCAAGATTGCGAAGGATGTTGCGAAAAAATACAACGCCGACCTGATTATTTGCGGGGCAACAGGAATGAACGCAGTGGAACGCTTCTTTATAGGAAGTGTGTCTGAACATATTACCCGCTATGCATCTTGTGATGTCCTGGTTGTTAGAACAGACAAAAATGATTAA